In one Neobacillus sp. WH10 genomic region, the following are encoded:
- the brnQ gene encoding branched-chain amino acid transport system II carrier protein, translated as MEKKLPFSRYFIIGIMLFALFFGAGNLIFPAGLGQKAGSNIWMAIGGFLITGIGLPFLGILAIGVSGSKNLQELAGRIHPIYGVIFTSLLYLTIGPFFAAPRTGAVAYDIGIAPFVGNAFGQVGLILFTIVFFLVTLWFSLNPAKIVDNVGKILSPGIIILLLVLLVMVVVKPIGSIGAPQESYANGAFMKGLLEGYNTMDALASLVFGIIVINAIRSMGVTSTRGILSASAKSGIVAIIFLGVIYVGIAYLGATSTETFGLFETGGPVLGKAASYYFGSLGTVMLTIIIILACLTTSIGLMTACGEYFHTLFPKLSYKMWVVFFSLVSFVVANFGLSNIIHFSIPVLMLLYPLAVALMLLTFLSKLFNHSRFVYVAATTVTFMISLIDGLKTFCQMLEIEYFGWLKSIISFYEKTLPLYNDGLGWLLPVLLTILITGLIVRVQNINALRLKDKTEGTI; from the coding sequence ATGGAAAAAAAATTACCTTTTTCAAGGTATTTCATTATAGGAATTATGTTGTTTGCTTTATTTTTTGGTGCAGGGAACTTAATTTTTCCTGCAGGATTGGGTCAAAAAGCAGGATCGAACATTTGGATGGCGATTGGAGGATTCTTGATAACTGGTATTGGTCTGCCATTCCTTGGGATTTTGGCAATAGGTGTTTCTGGAAGTAAGAATTTACAAGAGCTTGCAGGCCGGATTCATCCAATATATGGAGTGATCTTTACTTCATTACTTTATTTAACAATAGGCCCATTTTTTGCAGCACCTAGAACGGGAGCCGTTGCCTATGATATTGGGATAGCACCGTTTGTTGGTAATGCCTTTGGACAAGTTGGATTAATTCTTTTTACAATTGTTTTCTTTCTAGTCACATTGTGGTTTTCTTTAAATCCAGCTAAAATCGTTGACAATGTAGGAAAAATACTATCTCCTGGAATTATCATTCTCCTTTTAGTTTTATTAGTTATGGTAGTTGTAAAACCAATTGGATCAATTGGAGCACCACAAGAGTCTTATGCAAACGGGGCGTTCATGAAGGGGTTACTCGAAGGCTATAACACGATGGACGCCCTCGCGTCACTTGTATTTGGGATTATTGTCATAAATGCGATTCGTTCGATGGGTGTAACATCTACTCGCGGAATCCTTTCGGCATCGGCTAAATCCGGAATTGTCGCAATTATCTTTCTAGGAGTTATTTATGTTGGCATTGCCTATTTAGGGGCAACGAGCACAGAAACGTTTGGTCTGTTTGAAACGGGGGGACCAGTCCTCGGAAAGGCAGCATCTTATTATTTTGGATCGTTAGGAACAGTTATGTTAACGATTATTATCATTCTTGCCTGTTTAACGACGAGTATCGGATTGATGACGGCTTGCGGAGAATACTTCCATACTCTATTTCCTAAATTAAGTTACAAAATGTGGGTTGTTTTCTTTTCACTAGTATCTTTCGTGGTTGCGAACTTTGGATTATCGAATATCATTCATTTCTCGATTCCAGTGCTAATGTTGTTATATCCATTGGCAGTGGCATTAATGCTGTTGACATTTTTATCAAAGCTTTTTAATCATTCGCGGTTCGTATACGTAGCAGCCACCACCGTTACATTTATGATTAGTCTGATCGATGGCTTAAAAACATTCTGCCAGATGCTTGAAATCGAATATTTTGGATGGTTAAAATCGATTATTTCATTTTATGAAAAGACCTTGCCCCTTTATAATGATGGGCTTGGATGGCTGCTTCCAGTATTACTCACCATTTTGATTACCGGACTAATCGTTCGTGTGCAGAATATTAATGCCCTTAGACTAAAGGACAAAACTGAAGGGACCATTTAA